The Paenibacillus sp. FSL R7-0204 genome includes a region encoding these proteins:
- the bshC gene encoding bacillithiol biosynthesis cysteine-adding enzyme BshC — MNVVPEPLPGGSALASDYIHQYETVGHLYGGDFRSQESRADRAAWLDRTGSLRADRAEVVSYLRSYNSKHNPDEAVVRSLELLEQPETLVVTGGQQSGLFTGPLFVVYKAITTIQAAREAAAQLGRPVVPLFWIAGEDHDWDEVNHTYVLNRTGEITRIKLDKGEGPRSSVSEIKVGAESWLQVVAQLDGLLQDSEFKPQLMELVTAASTAAGNMTEAFAKLMGSLFGKFGLILLDSADPALRRLEAPMFASMIERNDELEAAYLAAAERITDSGYELQADVTPGNANLFYIHEGARLLLHKVEERFADRKATVSFSRSELLELLQSHPERFSNNVLTRPLMQDYVLPVLATVLGQGEMAYWAIPHQAFRVLDGQMPLIIPRMSFTVIEGTLRKHMDKYGLSFTDVQTGLDDKRKAWLSAQDELKLEDKFEEIKTAFSGMYEPLIEQLGSIQAGLLKLGSNNKDKIIDQISFLQGKALDAMEKQNEAALRQWERIELSLMPLGKLQERVYNMMYYLNRYGLEWLEELMAVPADYSGTHRIIYM; from the coding sequence ATGAATGTTGTACCGGAACCACTGCCGGGCGGATCTGCGCTCGCCAGTGACTATATACATCAATACGAAACAGTAGGACATTTGTATGGCGGGGACTTCCGCAGCCAGGAGAGCCGGGCAGACCGCGCAGCGTGGCTTGATCGTACAGGAAGCCTGCGGGCAGACCGCGCAGAGGTTGTCTCGTACCTGCGCAGCTATAACAGCAAGCACAATCCCGATGAGGCAGTTGTCCGTTCGCTTGAATTGCTGGAACAGCCAGAGACCCTGGTGGTGACAGGCGGCCAGCAGAGCGGTTTGTTCACCGGCCCGCTCTTTGTGGTCTATAAGGCCATTACTACCATTCAGGCAGCCCGGGAGGCAGCGGCCCAGCTTGGCCGGCCGGTCGTTCCGCTGTTCTGGATTGCGGGTGAGGACCATGACTGGGATGAGGTCAATCATACCTATGTGCTGAACCGGACAGGCGAAATTACCCGGATTAAGCTGGATAAAGGCGAAGGACCCCGGTCCTCAGTCAGCGAGATCAAGGTGGGTGCCGAGAGCTGGCTTCAGGTGGTTGCGCAGCTGGACGGCTTATTGCAGGACAGTGAATTCAAACCGCAGCTGATGGAGCTGGTTACGGCTGCATCCACAGCCGCCGGGAATATGACGGAGGCATTTGCCAAGCTGATGGGATCATTGTTCGGCAAATTCGGACTGATTCTGCTGGATTCGGCCGATCCTGCCCTGCGCAGGCTGGAAGCGCCCATGTTCGCTTCAATGATTGAACGTAATGATGAGCTGGAGGCAGCCTATCTTGCAGCAGCAGAACGGATTACGGATAGCGGATATGAGCTGCAAGCCGATGTGACGCCTGGCAATGCGAATCTTTTCTATATCCATGAGGGTGCACGGCTTCTGCTCCATAAGGTGGAGGAGCGGTTCGCAGACCGGAAGGCGACTGTCTCGTTCTCCCGTTCCGAGCTGCTGGAGCTGCTCCAGAGCCATCCCGAACGGTTCAGCAACAATGTGCTAACCCGCCCGCTGATGCAGGACTATGTACTTCCTGTACTCGCTACGGTGCTTGGACAAGGGGAAATGGCTTACTGGGCGATTCCGCATCAAGCCTTCAGGGTGCTGGACGGACAGATGCCGCTGATTATTCCGCGCATGTCTTTTACAGTGATTGAGGGAACGCTTCGCAAGCATATGGATAAATACGGCTTGTCCTTCACAGATGTGCAGACGGGTCTGGATGATAAACGTAAGGCGTGGCTAAGCGCTCAGGATGAGCTGAAGCTCGAAGACAAATTCGAAGAGATTAAGACAGCATTCTCCGGGATGTATGAGCCGCTGATCGAACAGCTTGGCAGTATTCAGGCAGGGCTGCTGAAGCTGGGCAGCAATAACAAGGATAAGATTATCGACCAGATCTCCTTCCTGCAGGGCAAAGCTCTGGATGCGATGGAAAAGCAGAATGAGGCTGCGCTTCGCCAGTGGGAACGGATCGAGCTGTCGCTAATGCCGCTGGGTAAGCTTCAGGAGCGGGTCTATAATATGATGTATTATCTGAACCGGTACGGGCTGGAATGGCTGGAGGAATTGATGGCTGTGCCTGCTGACTACAGCGGAACACACCGTATTATTTATATGTAA
- a CDS encoding adenosylhomocysteinase, giving the protein MSSLSKQNSIVADMSLAPEGHLKIDWVRQHMPVLNRIREQFEAEQPFKGLKVSITLHLEAKTAYLAKVVQAGGAEVTITGSNPLSTQDDVCAALVEDGITVFAKYNPSPEEFKALNIRALESKPDLIIDDGGDFATLLHSERPDLMENIRGGAEETTTGIIRLKALQKQGMLKFPMVAVNDAYCKYLFDNRYGTGQSAWDGIVRTTNLIVAGKTVVVVGYGWCGKGVAMRAKGLGANVIVTEVDAIKAVEAHMDGFHVMPMLEAAKHGDFFVTVTGNRYVIRGEHYDVMKDGAILCNAGHFDVEVNKPELAERSVSQRTVRKNIEEYQLKDGRKLYLLAEGRLVNLGAADGHPAEIMDTTFALQALSLKYVNDNYKSIGVKVENVPYELDEQVARYKLESLGIAIDSLTQAQVEYLDSWNLND; this is encoded by the coding sequence ATGAGTTCATTATCCAAGCAAAACAGTATTGTTGCCGATATGTCGCTTGCACCCGAGGGGCATCTCAAAATCGACTGGGTCCGCCAGCATATGCCGGTACTGAACCGTATCCGTGAGCAGTTCGAAGCCGAGCAGCCGTTCAAGGGGCTCAAGGTATCGATCACCCTTCACCTGGAAGCCAAGACCGCTTATCTGGCCAAGGTAGTGCAGGCTGGTGGCGCTGAGGTAACGATTACAGGCTCCAACCCGTTATCTACCCAGGACGATGTGTGTGCTGCACTCGTTGAGGATGGCATTACCGTATTCGCCAAGTACAATCCTTCTCCGGAAGAGTTCAAGGCACTGAACATCCGGGCACTGGAGAGCAAGCCGGATCTCATTATCGATGACGGCGGCGATTTCGCCACCCTGCTGCACTCCGAGCGCCCCGACCTGATGGAGAATATCCGCGGGGGTGCTGAGGAGACAACGACCGGTATTATCCGCCTGAAGGCGCTGCAGAAGCAGGGCATGCTGAAATTCCCGATGGTGGCGGTAAATGACGCTTATTGCAAATATTTGTTCGATAACCGCTACGGTACAGGACAGTCGGCATGGGACGGCATCGTTCGCACCACCAACCTGATTGTGGCCGGCAAAACCGTGGTTGTGGTGGGCTACGGCTGGTGCGGTAAAGGTGTAGCAATGCGGGCCAAGGGTCTTGGAGCGAACGTGATTGTAACGGAAGTGGATGCGATCAAGGCGGTAGAAGCTCATATGGATGGGTTCCATGTCATGCCGATGCTCGAAGCGGCGAAGCACGGTGATTTCTTCGTTACCGTCACGGGTAACCGGTATGTGATCCGCGGTGAGCATTATGATGTGATGAAGGATGGCGCGATTCTCTGCAATGCCGGACATTTCGATGTGGAGGTCAACAAGCCGGAGCTGGCCGAGCGCTCAGTGTCCCAGCGGACGGTGCGCAAGAATATCGAAGAGTATCAACTGAAGGATGGACGTAAGCTGTACCTCCTGGCCGAAGGACGCCTGGTGAACCTTGGCGCAGCTGATGGCCATCCGGCAGAGATTATGGATACCACCTTCGCACTCCAGGCATTGTCTCTTAAATATGTGAATGATAATTATAAGAGCATTGGCGTCAAAGTGGAGAATGTACCCTATGAGCTGGATGAGCAGGTAGCGCGTTACAAGCTGGAAAGTCTGGGGATTGCCATCGACAGCCTGACACAGGCGCAAGTCGAGTATCTGGACAGCTGGAATTTGAACGACTAA
- the mraZ gene encoding division/cell wall cluster transcriptional repressor MraZ, with protein MFMGEYQHTIDDKGRIIIPAKFRDMLGTSFVATRGLDSCLFVYPMEEWGIMEQKLKSLSLMKSDARAFSRFFFSGATECVWDKQGRVNLPGNLRQYAKLDKDCVILGVSNRVEIWNKELWEQYFEQSEESFNEIAEKLVDFNFDL; from the coding sequence ATGTTTATGGGGGAATACCAGCATACCATTGACGATAAAGGACGGATCATTATCCCGGCCAAATTCCGTGACATGCTCGGAACCTCCTTCGTGGCGACCCGCGGCCTGGACTCCTGCCTGTTTGTTTATCCCATGGAAGAATGGGGAATCATGGAGCAAAAGCTTAAAAGCCTTTCACTGATGAAATCGGATGCCCGTGCCTTCAGCCGCTTTTTTTTCTCGGGAGCGACTGAGTGTGTATGGGACAAGCAAGGCAGGGTGAATCTGCCGGGAAATCTGCGGCAATATGCCAAGCTGGACAAGGACTGTGTTATTCTGGGCGTTTCGAACCGGGTGGAGATCTGGAACAAGGAGCTATGGGAGCAGTACTTCGAACAGTCAGAGGAATCGTTCAACGAAATCGCCGAGAAATTGGTGGATTTCAATTTTGATCTATAA
- the rsmH gene encoding 16S rRNA (cytosine(1402)-N(4))-methyltransferase RsmH: MFHHITVLKEEATEGLHIKKDGLYVDCTLGGAGHSALIASKLSGGGRLICLDQDDWALNNAKERLSGYGDKVVTVKTNFRDLEQVLKGLPFVPQKDGVPQVDGILFDLGVSSPQFDEGERGFSYNHDAPLDMRMDQSAQLSAADIVNTWSEQEIARVLFQYGEEKFSRRIARKIVERREERPVESTGELAELIKEGIPAAARRTGGHPAKRSFQGLRIAVNDELGAFEEGLHAAVRCLAPEGRVSVITFHSLEDRICKQIFSSYLSRCTCPPDLPYCVCGAEGTLKLINRKPIVPGEEELELNSRARSAKLRIAEKL, translated from the coding sequence TTGTTTCACCACATCACGGTATTAAAAGAAGAAGCGACAGAAGGGCTGCACATCAAGAAGGATGGCCTATATGTAGACTGTACGCTCGGGGGAGCCGGGCACAGCGCCCTTATCGCATCCAAGCTTAGCGGCGGGGGACGGCTGATCTGTCTGGATCAGGATGACTGGGCGCTGAACAATGCGAAGGAGAGATTGTCCGGATACGGCGACAAGGTGGTGACCGTCAAGACCAACTTCCGTGATCTGGAGCAGGTTCTGAAGGGACTGCCGTTTGTTCCGCAGAAGGACGGAGTTCCGCAAGTTGACGGGATTCTCTTTGATCTGGGGGTATCCTCTCCGCAGTTTGATGAAGGGGAACGCGGATTCAGCTACAATCATGACGCTCCGCTGGATATGCGGATGGACCAGTCGGCACAGCTGAGCGCGGCGGATATCGTCAACACCTGGAGTGAGCAGGAAATTGCCAGGGTGCTTTTCCAGTATGGAGAAGAGAAGTTCTCACGGCGGATTGCCCGGAAGATTGTTGAGCGCAGGGAAGAACGCCCGGTGGAGAGCACCGGTGAACTGGCCGAACTGATAAAAGAAGGTATTCCTGCGGCTGCAAGAAGGACCGGAGGACATCCGGCTAAGCGGAGTTTTCAGGGGCTGCGGATAGCCGTCAATGATGAGCTGGGTGCTTTTGAGGAAGGGCTGCATGCGGCTGTACGCTGTCTGGCGCCTGAAGGAAGGGTATCCGTTATTACCTTTCACTCGCTGGAGGACCGGATCTGCAAGCAGATTTTCAGCAGCTATCTGAGCCGTTGCACTTGTCCGCCTGACCTTCCGTACTGCGTATGCGGTGCCGAAGGCACCCTGAAGCTGATCAACCGTAAGCCCATTGTGCCGGGGGAAGAAGAGCTGGAGCTTAACTCGCGTGCCCGTTCAGCCAAGCTGCGTATCGCAGAGAAATTGTAG
- a CDS encoding penicillin-binding transpeptidase domain-containing protein, giving the protein MVKRIKLRTLFIGGCITLFFLVLVARVFWIQVLQGKEWQETAAKQWAHTSTIKAVRGVIEDRNGSVLASDVPAYTVVVNPEVIAEKKIGEEVIQGLHELLNKPADELKKLVEAKGDDGKYLKNREIRNEGWKINQDMADKVKAFVDRLKKEHDTLETGVGLVREQKRYYPKGSLAAHILGYTDRDGKAAMGLEKYLDKQLSGTDGQLNYQSDGKGIKLPDSKDTFQPVVNGSNYKLTIDSTIQIYIEEAMKKAYAEYKPKSISVIAADPKTMEILGLANMPTFNPNEYYDLNQDAAGFYNHAIMTRFEPGSTFKIVPLAGAVQEKLFNPNATFQSGSLRIKGYSKPIYDMNRAGYGTISFLEGVKRSSNVAFVKLGYEMLGKEKLLQYITDFGFTEKTGIDLPGEVKGIVNPDPNRAVENATLAYGHGKLLVTPIQQLTAVAAIANGGKLLVPHVVKEVTDPNTGKTTVTQPEVVRQVLSEASARETGSYLEQVVADQQHGTGRHAYIEGYRVAGKTGTAIKPDGKGGYDRDKVRSSFLGYAPANDPKIAVFVIIDEPADAAGGGAAAGPVFKDIVSQALPYMGVPKAGDVTGPADKKTVKAEAVVQRKAPDLTGKTVKAARQLLINQGFDFEAVGQGANVVSQYPEKGTALTAGQRIYLLSEQGENVTLPDLRGQSLRDALEILNLLKVGISVNGEGYVTEQTQTKNNGKTQVALTLSPLNEYGENIPVALAGDADKDEAVK; this is encoded by the coding sequence ATGGTTAAGAGAATCAAACTTCGCACGCTGTTTATAGGAGGGTGTATTACCCTCTTTTTTCTTGTTTTAGTTGCCAGAGTATTCTGGATTCAGGTTCTGCAAGGCAAGGAGTGGCAGGAGACCGCAGCTAAGCAGTGGGCCCACACTTCAACCATCAAGGCTGTCCGCGGGGTGATCGAAGACCGTAACGGCAGTGTTCTGGCAAGCGATGTACCTGCCTACACGGTGGTGGTTAACCCTGAGGTCATTGCTGAGAAAAAAATCGGCGAAGAGGTGATTCAGGGCCTGCATGAGCTGCTGAACAAACCGGCGGATGAGCTGAAGAAGCTGGTGGAGGCCAAGGGTGATGACGGGAAATATCTGAAGAACCGTGAGATCCGTAATGAAGGCTGGAAGATTAACCAGGATATGGCCGACAAAGTGAAGGCTTTTGTTGATAGGCTTAAGAAAGAACATGATACGCTGGAAACCGGAGTCGGCCTCGTCAGAGAGCAGAAGCGCTATTATCCGAAGGGTTCGCTCGCTGCGCATATTCTGGGTTATACCGACAGGGATGGCAAAGCGGCCATGGGACTGGAAAAGTATCTGGACAAACAGCTTTCTGGTACGGACGGCCAGCTGAATTACCAGAGTGACGGCAAGGGCATCAAGCTGCCCGATTCGAAGGATACGTTCCAGCCTGTGGTGAATGGAAGCAACTACAAGCTAACGATTGACAGCACGATTCAGATCTATATTGAAGAGGCTATGAAAAAGGCGTATGCGGAGTATAAGCCGAAATCGATCAGTGTTATTGCTGCTGACCCGAAGACGATGGAGATTCTGGGTCTGGCGAATATGCCTACTTTTAACCCTAATGAATACTATGATCTGAATCAGGATGCAGCCGGATTCTATAACCATGCTATTATGACGAGATTCGAGCCGGGTTCAACGTTCAAGATTGTACCGCTGGCCGGGGCTGTGCAGGAGAAGCTGTTCAATCCGAATGCCACCTTCCAGTCCGGTTCTCTTCGGATTAAGGGATATAGCAAGCCTATCTATGATATGAACAGAGCCGGTTACGGAACGATTAGTTTCCTCGAAGGGGTTAAGCGGTCGAGTAACGTGGCGTTCGTCAAGCTAGGTTACGAGATGCTGGGCAAAGAGAAACTGCTGCAGTATATTACGGATTTCGGGTTCACGGAAAAGACAGGCATTGACCTCCCGGGAGAGGTTAAGGGTATTGTCAACCCTGATCCGAACAGGGCGGTAGAGAATGCGACACTTGCCTACGGTCACGGTAAGCTGCTGGTGACTCCGATTCAGCAGCTCACAGCCGTCGCAGCCATTGCGAACGGCGGTAAGCTGCTGGTGCCGCATGTGGTGAAGGAGGTTACTGATCCGAACACCGGCAAGACCACGGTTACTCAGCCGGAGGTTGTGCGGCAGGTGCTCTCCGAAGCAAGCGCACGGGAGACGGGCAGCTATCTGGAGCAGGTAGTGGCGGATCAGCAGCACGGAACCGGCCGGCATGCCTACATTGAGGGATATCGGGTGGCAGGTAAGACAGGTACGGCGATTAAGCCAGACGGTAAGGGCGGGTATGACCGCGACAAGGTTCGCTCCTCCTTCCTCGGTTATGCACCGGCCAATGACCCGAAGATCGCAGTCTTCGTCATTATTGACGAGCCTGCCGATGCGGCTGGCGGCGGTGCGGCTGCGGGTCCGGTCTTCAAGGATATCGTCTCCCAGGCGCTTCCTTATATGGGCGTGCCCAAAGCGGGAGATGTCACAGGTCCTGCGGACAAGAAGACGGTGAAGGCCGAGGCTGTGGTCCAGCGCAAAGCGCCGGATCTGACCGGCAAGACGGTGAAGGCGGCGAGACAGCTGCTCATTAATCAGGGCTTTGATTTTGAAGCTGTAGGCCAAGGGGCAAATGTAGTCAGCCAGTACCCTGAGAAGGGCACCGCACTGACCGCCGGGCAGCGCATCTATCTGTTAAGTGAGCAGGGAGAGAACGTGACGCTTCCTGATCTGCGCGGGCAGTCTCTGCGCGATGCGCTGGAGATTCTGAACCTGCTGAAGGTGGGGATCTCCGTCAATGGAGAAGGTTATGTCACAGAGCAGACGCAGACCAAGAATAACGGTAAAACCCAGGTTGCGCTGACGCTTAGCCCGCTTAATGAATATGGGGAGAATATACCTGTTGCCTTAGCCGGTGATGCCGATAAGGATGAAGCTGTAAAGTAG
- a CDS encoding stage V sporulation protein D yields MKVSKVVSRRRMLWTLLGLAVLFGALAVRLAYVQLTQGEKLSERAEDLWRRNIPFTAKRGEILDREGVALAYNISSPTIYAIPVQVKEKEQTAKQLAPLLGMTEEKLTQLLTQKKASVKLQPGGRKITMELAASIRNLQLPGIVVAEDNKRYYPFGDLAAHILGFTGIDNQGITGIESIYDKLLQGSAGNISYLSDAGGRLMPGSSEKYTQPQDGLSLQLTIDKQIQSIMERELDQAMVKYQAQGAWSIAMDPRNGEILAMASRPGYEPGAYQEYDAEVYNRNLPIWMTYEPGSTFKIITLAAALEEGKVDLQHEHFFDPGYIEVGGAKLRCWKKGGHGSQTFLEVVENSCNPGFVALGQRLGKDTLFKYIRDFGFGSKTGIDLNGEANGILFKPAQVGPVELATTAFGQGVSVTPIQQIAAVSAAINGGKLYTPHVAKAWINPDTGNVVSETEPEEVRQVISEETSKKVRAALESVVAKGTGRPAFIDGYRVGGKTGTAQKVINGRYSPTEHIVSFIGFAPADDPQIVVYTAVDNPKGIQFGGVVAAPIVQNILEDSLLYLKVPERKDQLPRTYKYGETPIVTVPDLTGATVQDIYEDLNMNFMLVRSGTGNTVINQAPKAGARVQQGSTIRIYMGTPSEP; encoded by the coding sequence GTGAAGGTATCAAAAGTCGTTAGCCGGCGGAGAATGCTGTGGACGCTGCTGGGACTGGCCGTGTTGTTCGGCGCGCTGGCTGTGCGTCTTGCCTATGTACAGTTAACCCAAGGCGAGAAGCTGAGCGAGAGGGCCGAGGATCTATGGCGGCGGAATATCCCCTTCACCGCCAAACGCGGCGAGATTCTGGACAGGGAGGGTGTGGCGCTGGCTTATAACATCAGCTCACCGACGATTTATGCTATTCCTGTACAGGTGAAAGAGAAGGAACAGACCGCGAAGCAGCTGGCTCCGCTGCTCGGCATGACCGAGGAGAAGCTAACCCAGCTGCTGACCCAAAAGAAGGCCTCAGTGAAACTGCAGCCCGGCGGCCGCAAAATTACGATGGAGCTTGCCGCGAGCATCCGTAATTTGCAGCTGCCGGGCATCGTTGTCGCTGAGGATAACAAACGGTATTATCCCTTCGGGGATCTGGCCGCACATATTCTGGGCTTCACCGGAATTGACAATCAGGGGATTACCGGGATTGAGAGCATCTATGATAAGCTGCTTCAGGGGAGCGCGGGCAATATCTCCTATCTCTCCGATGCGGGAGGCCGGCTGATGCCCGGTTCCTCCGAGAAGTACACGCAGCCGCAGGATGGACTTAGCCTGCAGCTGACCATCGACAAGCAGATCCAATCCATTATGGAACGCGAGCTGGATCAGGCCATGGTGAAATATCAGGCGCAAGGCGCCTGGTCTATTGCCATGGACCCCCGTAATGGTGAGATTCTGGCGATGGCGAGCCGGCCGGGGTATGAGCCGGGGGCTTACCAGGAATACGATGCCGAGGTATATAACCGGAATCTTCCGATCTGGATGACGTATGAGCCAGGTTCCACCTTCAAGATCATCACGCTGGCTGCAGCATTGGAAGAGGGGAAGGTGGATCTGCAGCATGAGCATTTTTTCGATCCGGGCTACATTGAAGTCGGCGGAGCAAAGCTGCGCTGCTGGAAGAAGGGCGGTCACGGAAGCCAGACCTTCCTTGAAGTGGTTGAGAACTCCTGCAACCCGGGGTTTGTAGCCTTGGGACAGCGTCTGGGTAAGGATACGCTGTTCAAGTACATCCGGGATTTCGGCTTCGGGAGCAAGACGGGTATCGATCTGAACGGTGAAGCGAACGGAATTCTGTTCAAGCCGGCCCAGGTGGGCCCGGTGGAGCTGGCGACCACTGCATTCGGCCAGGGGGTATCCGTCACGCCGATCCAGCAGATTGCTGCGGTATCGGCAGCCATCAACGGCGGCAAGCTGTATACTCCGCATGTGGCCAAGGCTTGGATTAACCCGGATACCGGGAACGTTGTCTCCGAGACTGAGCCGGAGGAAGTGCGACAGGTGATTTCGGAGGAGACCTCGAAGAAAGTGCGGGCTGCCCTTGAGAGCGTAGTTGCCAAAGGCACAGGCCGGCCGGCATTTATTGACGGCTACCGTGTGGGCGGCAAGACAGGGACAGCACAGAAGGTAATCAACGGCCGATATTCTCCTACAGAGCATATCGTATCCTTTATCGGCTTTGCGCCGGCGGATGATCCGCAGATCGTGGTCTATACGGCAGTCGATAACCCGAAGGGAATTCAGTTCGGGGGTGTAGTTGCCGCTCCAATTGTCCAGAATATTCTTGAGGATTCTCTTCTGTATCTGAAGGTTCCAGAGCGTAAGGATCAGCTGCCGCGAACCTATAAATACGGAGAGACCCCGATCGTGACGGTTCCTGATCTTACGGGAGCCACCGTTCAGGATATTTATGAGGATCTTAATATGAATTTCATGCTGGTCCGTTCCGGCACCGGCAATACCGTGATCAATCAGGCTCCGAAGGCCGGGGCAAGAGTGCAGCAGGGCTCCACAATACGGATTTACATGGGAACGCCAAGTGAACCCTAA
- a CDS encoding UDP-N-acetylmuramoyl-L-alanyl-D-glutamate--2,6-diaminopimelate ligase, whose amino-acid sequence MLIRELSSCLAAARLYGDGDIEISDLQADSRKVGPGDLFICLPGHTVDGHDYAPQAAAKGAAALVCERKLDIDLPQIVVDDCRYAMSVLSNAFFGSPSSRMKLIGITGTNGKTTTTYLIERIMQDHGVKTGLIGTIQMRYDGQSYPMSGTTQESLELQRSLNQMALKGVQCCVMEVSSHALQQGRVKGTDYRTAIFTNLTQDHLDYHHTMEEYRAVKGLFFSRLGNVISPWKEERKYAVLNADDEASVYFAAQTAAEVITYGIDKAANVRASQISITSKGTFFHVETFKGETDISLRMVGKFNVYNALAAITAATLEDVPLADIKASLESVAGVDGRVESVDAGQDFAVIVDYAHTPDGLENVLKAVCEFAAGKVLTVFGCGGDRDTTKRPLMGKIAAKYSDHVLVTSDNPRTEDPLQILADIEAGLREDSVARERYEMIPDRREAITKAIEMASPGDVVLIAGKGHETYQLIKGVVHDFDDRIVAKEVIRGRSY is encoded by the coding sequence ATGTTAATTAGAGAACTCTCTTCTTGTCTGGCCGCTGCCCGTCTATACGGCGACGGAGACATAGAAATTTCGGATTTGCAGGCCGATTCACGCAAGGTGGGTCCGGGCGATTTGTTCATCTGTCTGCCCGGACATACAGTGGACGGACATGATTACGCACCTCAGGCTGCCGCCAAAGGCGCGGCTGCCCTGGTCTGCGAACGTAAGCTGGACATTGACCTGCCGCAGATTGTAGTGGATGACTGCAGGTATGCTATGTCTGTGTTGTCCAATGCCTTCTTTGGTTCACCGAGCAGCCGGATGAAGCTGATCGGTATCACCGGTACCAACGGCAAGACGACCACCACCTATCTGATTGAACGGATCATGCAGGATCATGGGGTGAAGACCGGCCTGATCGGTACGATCCAGATGCGGTATGATGGGCAGAGCTATCCGATGTCCGGTACCACACAGGAATCGCTGGAGCTTCAGCGCAGTCTGAATCAGATGGCGCTTAAGGGCGTGCAGTGCTGTGTGATGGAAGTATCCTCTCATGCGCTCCAGCAGGGCCGTGTAAAGGGGACCGACTACCGCACCGCGATCTTTACGAATCTGACCCAGGATCACCTGGATTACCACCATACGATGGAGGAATACCGTGCAGTGAAGGGCTTGTTCTTCTCACGGCTCGGCAATGTGATCTCCCCTTGGAAGGAAGAACGCAAATATGCTGTGCTGAATGCCGACGATGAAGCCAGCGTTTATTTTGCCGCCCAGACCGCAGCGGAGGTCATTACATATGGTATCGACAAGGCTGCCAATGTCCGGGCCTCGCAAATATCGATCACCTCCAAAGGAACTTTTTTTCACGTGGAGACGTTTAAGGGTGAGACGGATATTTCGCTCCGCATGGTCGGCAAGTTCAACGTCTATAATGCGCTTGCGGCCATTACGGCTGCTACTCTGGAGGATGTGCCGCTTGCGGACATCAAGGCCAGTCTGGAGTCGGTTGCCGGCGTGGACGGCCGTGTCGAATCGGTGGATGCCGGGCAGGATTTCGCAGTCATCGTTGACTATGCCCATACGCCGGATGGTCTGGAGAATGTGCTGAAGGCGGTATGTGAATTCGCAGCAGGCAAGGTACTCACGGTCTTCGGCTGCGGCGGGGACCGCGATACGACCAAACGGCCGCTCATGGGTAAAATTGCTGCCAAATACAGCGATCATGTGCTGGTCACCTCCGACAACCCGCGGACGGAGGACCCGCTCCAGATTCTCGCAGATATTGAGGCGGGCCTGCGTGAGGATAGCGTGGCGCGCGAGCGCTATGAGATGATTCCGGACCGGCGGGAAGCCATCACAAAAGCTATTGAAATGGCAAGCCCCGGCGATGTAGTATTGATTGCGGGGAAAGGTCATGAGACCTATCAGCTGATCAAGGGAGTCGTTCATGATTTCGATGACCGCATCGTTGCTAAAGAAGTGATAAGGGGCCGAAGCTATTGA